In a genomic window of Mycolicibacter heraklionensis:
- the narH gene encoding nitrate reductase subunit beta, whose protein sequence is MRVMAQMAMVMNLDKCIGCHTCSVTCKQAWTNREGTEYVWFNNVETRPGGGYPRTYEDQSRWKGGWTRDKKGRLRLLAGGRLHKLLNIFANPNLPHLTDYYEPWTYDYENLTAAPLGDTIPVAAPKSSITGEPMQIQWGPNWDDNLAGAPETLVNDPILAKVGDRVKSELEETFMFYLPRICEHCLNPSCVASCPTGAIYKREEDGIVLVDQDRCRGWRLCVSGCPYKKVYFNHKTGKAEKCHFCYPRIEVGLPTVCSETCVGRLRYIGLVLYDVDKVLEAASVDNDADLYEAQRGVFLDPTDPQVIAGARAEGISDAWIEAAQRSPIYALINTFQVALPLHPEYRTMPMVWYIPPLSPVVDAVSRDGHDGEDLGNLFGALAALRIPMAYLAELFTAGDTGVVEGVLRRLAAMRSYMRDISLGRETQPHIPASVGMTEEQMYNMYRLLAIAKYEERYVIPTAYSQQAHDLEHLGCSITGGPDGYGEDPFVGVEDVAKSSFHLVENGHAQRPRGRTNLLNWGGGEQAVPEMFPEHQ, encoded by the coding sequence ATGAGAGTAATGGCGCAGATGGCCATGGTGATGAACCTGGACAAATGTATTGGGTGCCATACCTGTTCGGTGACCTGCAAACAGGCTTGGACCAATCGGGAGGGCACCGAGTACGTCTGGTTCAACAATGTCGAAACCCGGCCCGGCGGCGGATATCCGCGGACCTACGAAGATCAGAGCCGCTGGAAGGGTGGCTGGACGCGGGACAAAAAGGGCCGATTGCGCCTGCTGGCCGGCGGTCGACTCCACAAGCTGCTGAACATCTTCGCCAACCCCAACCTGCCGCACCTGACGGACTACTACGAGCCGTGGACCTACGACTACGAGAACCTCACCGCCGCGCCGCTGGGCGACACCATCCCGGTCGCGGCGCCGAAGAGTTCGATCACCGGCGAGCCGATGCAGATCCAGTGGGGACCCAACTGGGACGACAATCTCGCTGGTGCGCCCGAGACGCTGGTCAATGACCCGATCCTGGCGAAGGTCGGTGACCGCGTCAAAAGCGAGCTCGAAGAGACGTTCATGTTCTACCTGCCGCGGATCTGCGAGCACTGCCTGAATCCGTCGTGTGTGGCGTCGTGCCCGACCGGGGCCATCTACAAGCGCGAGGAAGACGGCATCGTGCTGGTCGACCAGGACCGCTGTCGTGGCTGGCGGCTGTGCGTGTCGGGTTGCCCGTACAAGAAGGTGTACTTCAACCACAAGACCGGCAAGGCCGAGAAGTGCCACTTCTGTTATCCGCGTATCGAAGTCGGGCTGCCGACGGTCTGCTCGGAGACCTGTGTCGGCCGGCTGCGCTACATCGGCCTGGTGCTGTATGACGTCGACAAGGTGCTCGAAGCGGCTTCGGTGGACAACGACGCGGACCTGTACGAGGCGCAGCGCGGTGTGTTCCTGGACCCGACCGACCCGCAGGTGATCGCGGGAGCTCGCGCCGAGGGGATTTCCGATGCCTGGATCGAGGCCGCGCAGCGCTCCCCGATCTACGCGTTGATCAACACCTTTCAAGTGGCGTTGCCGCTGCATCCCGAATACCGGACCATGCCGATGGTCTGGTACATCCCGCCGCTGTCGCCGGTGGTGGATGCCGTCAGCCGGGACGGGCATGACGGCGAAGACCTGGGCAACCTGTTCGGGGCGCTTGCGGCGTTGCGTATTCCGATGGCTTACCTGGCCGAACTGTTCACCGCCGGCGACACCGGCGTGGTCGAGGGTGTGCTGCGCCGGCTGGCGGCGATGCGCTCCTACATGCGCGACATCAGCCTGGGACGCGAGACCCAGCCGCACATACCCGCCTCGGTCGGCATGACCGAGGAACAGATGTACAACATGTACCGCCTGCTGGCGATCGCGAAATACGAAGAGCGTTATGTGATTCCCACCGCCTACAGCCAGCAGGCGCACGATCTCGAACACCTGGGCTGCTCGATCACCGGCGGGCCCGACGGGTATGGGGAGGATCCGTTCGTCGGCGTCGAGGACGTCGCGAAGTCGTCGTTTCATCTGGTCGAGAACGGGCACGCGCAGCGGCCGCGGGGCCGGACCAACCTGCTCAACTGGGGTGGCGGCGAGCAGGCCGTACCGGAGATGTTCCCGGAGCACCAGTGA
- the narJ gene encoding nitrate reductase molybdenum cofactor assembly chaperone: MKRFIHSLRRPPGGPADRAVWQAASLLLSYPDEQLLQRLDTAEALLAHADAAAANLLRRTVTALREADPMAAAADYVETFDMRRRSTMFLTYWTGGDTRNRGMQMLTFATAYREAGAEPPVGEAPDHLPVVLEFAATVDPQAGRRLLLAHRAPIDVLHRALSDAGSPYAYAVAAVCETLPAATDQEVRNVSELMASGPPVEAVGLQPYSAAVSLGMPKVPTR; encoded by the coding sequence GTGAAGCGATTCATCCATTCCCTGCGACGCCCACCCGGCGGACCTGCCGACCGGGCGGTGTGGCAGGCCGCGTCCCTGTTGCTGTCCTACCCCGACGAGCAACTGCTCCAGCGGCTCGACACCGCCGAGGCACTGCTTGCCCATGCCGACGCAGCGGCGGCGAATCTGCTGCGGCGTACGGTCACCGCGCTGCGCGAGGCTGACCCGATGGCCGCCGCCGCCGACTATGTCGAAACCTTCGACATGCGGCGGCGCTCGACGATGTTTCTGACCTACTGGACCGGTGGTGACACCCGCAACCGCGGAATGCAGATGCTGACCTTCGCCACCGCCTACCGCGAGGCCGGCGCCGAGCCGCCGGTGGGGGAGGCACCTGACCACCTGCCGGTGGTACTGGAGTTCGCCGCGACGGTGGATCCGCAGGCCGGCCGTCGGCTGCTGCTGGCGCACCGGGCGCCGATCGACGTCCTGCATCGTGCGTTGAGTGACGCGGGGTCGCCGTATGCCTACGCCGTGGCAGCGGTCTGCGAGACGCTCCCGGCGGCGACCGATCAGGAGGTGCGCAACGTGAGTGAGCTGATGGCTTCTGGCCCGCCGGTGGAAGCCGTTGGGCTGCAACCGTACTCGGCGGCCGTTTCGCTGGGCATGCCGAAGGTGCCGACGCGATGA